The following proteins are co-located in the Apium graveolens cultivar Ventura chromosome 5, ASM990537v1, whole genome shotgun sequence genome:
- the LOC141661071 gene encoding uncharacterized protein LOC141661071, with the protein MKWYEDKKRTDREFNVGDEVFLKLQPYRQHSLVHRKNQKLFARFYGPYVVTERIGKVAYKIALPVGSKLHNVFHISQLKKKIGSTKVVQNTLPGINDTGEIDPQPLDIIDRKLIKKGNLPTVMVQVVWENGTKEEATWELWDRLIKKYPNFHL; encoded by the coding sequence ATGAAGTGGTATGAGGATAAGAAAAGAACTGATCGAGAATTTAATGTTGGAGATGAAGTTTTCCTCAAGCTCCAACCTTACAGACAACATTCTTTGGTGCATAGAAAAAATCAGAAGTTGTTTGCAAGATTTTATGGTCCTTATGTTGTgacagaaagaattggcaagGTTGCGTACAAAATAGCACTACCAGTGGGGAGTAAGCTGCATAATGTCTTTCACATATCCCAGTTGAAGAAGAAGATTGGCTCTACTAAGGTGGTGCAAAATACACTACCTGGGATAAATGACACAGGTGAAATTGATCCACAACCCCTGGACATAATCGACAGGAAACTCATTAAGAAGGGAAATTTACCGACTGTCATGGTTCAGGTGGTGTGGGAAAATGGCACAAAGGAAGAGGCTACCTGGGAACTTTGGGACAGGTTGATTAAGAAGTACCCGAATTTCCATCTTTGA